Proteins found in one Odontesthes bonariensis isolate fOdoBon6 chromosome 11, fOdoBon6.hap1, whole genome shotgun sequence genomic segment:
- the abi2b gene encoding abl interactor 2b isoform X14, whose protein sequence is MAELQMLLEEEIPAGRSALLDSFTNLERVAEYCESNYVQSPDKQRALEETKNYTTQSLASVAYLINTLANNVLQMLDIQASQLRRMESSINHISQTVDIHKEKVARREIGILTTNKNTSRTHKIIAPANPERPVRYIRKPVDYSLLDDMGHGVKASAQNMKAGGVTLPRTNPPTQKPPSPPMTGKGTLGRHSPYRTLEPVRPPVVPNDYVSSPTRNMAHPQQSPARTASVNQRNRTYSGSSGGSHPSSSRSSSRENSGSGSVGLPIAVPTPAPPTVFPGAPQFYSMNRPAQQPQNPPVGGSLPYRRPSSVTGQPNVAHNQSQLNGGPHFAQNQVSDVPPPPPPADEPVFEEPTPPPPPPEDYEDDEDEEESAVVEYSDPYAEEDPPWAPRTYLEKVVAIYDYARDKEDELSFQEGAIIYVIKKNDDGWYEGVMNGTTGLFPGNYVESIMHYAD, encoded by the exons TCTCCAGACAAGCAGAGGGCGTTGGAGGAGACCAAGAACTACACCACCCAGTCTCTGGCCAGCGTGGCCTACCTGATCAACACGCTGGCCAACAATGTGCTGCAGATGCTCGACATCCAGGCCTCGCAGCTCCGCCGCATGGAGTCCTCCATCAACCACATCTCACAG ACGGTGGACATCCACAAAGAGAAGGTCGCCCGGCGGGAGATTGGCATCCTCACCACCAACAAAAACACATCCCGCACACACAAGATCATCGCCCCGGCAAACCCCGAGAGGCCCGTGCGCTACATCCGCAAGCCCGTCGACTACAGCCTGCTGGACGACATGGGTCACGGAGTCAAG GCCAGCGCTCAGAACATGAAGGCCGGAGGTGTCACGCTCCCTCGCACCAACCCCCCCACGCAGAAGCCCCCCAGCCCGCCCATGACAGGCAAAGGGACCCTCGG GCGCCACTCCCCCTATAGGACGCTTGAGCCGGTGCGTCCGCCCGTTGTCCCTAACGACTACGTCTCGAGCCCGACTCGCAACATGGCGCACCCCCAGCAGAGCCCTGCACGCACTGCATCCGTTAATCAGAGGAACCGCACGTACAG TGGGAGCAGCGGAGGCAGCCACCCCAGCAGCAGTCGCAGCAGCAGCCGAGAGAACAGCGGCAGCGGCAGCGTGGGCTTGCCCATCGCCGTCCCGACCCCGGCCCCGCCCACAGTGTTCCCAG GTGCTCCTCAGTTCTACAGCATGAATCGCCCTGCGCAGCAGCCCCAGAACCCTCCGGTGGGAGGCTCCCTGCCGTACCGCCGGCCCTCGTCCGTCACCGGTCAGCCGAACGTGGCGCACAACCAGAGCCAGCTCAACGGGGGACCACACTTCGCTCAGAACCAAG tctcagACGTGCCGCCTCCACCTCCGCCTGCCGACGAGCCGGTGTTCGAGGAGCCCACGCCTCCCCCGCCGCCACCCGAGGACTACGAGGACGACGAGGATGAAGAGGAATCGGCGGTGGTGGAGTACAGCGACCCGTACGCTGAGGAAGACCCGCCGTGGGCACCCCGGACCTACTTGGAAAAAG TGGTGGCCATCTACGACTACGCTCGCGACAAAGAAGACGAGCTTTCATTCCAGGAGGGCGCCATCATCTACGTGATCAAGAAGAACGACGACGGCTGGTACGAAGGCGTGATGAACGGGACCACGGGCCTCTTCCCCGGCAACTACGTCGAGTCCATCATGCACTACGCCGACTGA
- the abi2b gene encoding abl interactor 2b isoform X4 has product MAELQMLLEEEIPAGRSALLDSFTNLERVAEYCESNYVQSPDKQRALEETKNYTTQSLASVAYLINTLANNVLQMLDIQASQLRRMESSINHISQTVDIHKEKVARREIGILTTNKNTSRTHKIIAPANPERPVRYIRKPVDYSLLDDMGHGVKASAQNMKAGGVTLPRTNPPTQKPPSPPMTGKGTLGRHSPYRTLEPVRPPVVPNDYVSSPTRNMAHPQQSPARTASVNQRNRTYSGSSGGSHPSSSRSSSRENSGSGSVGLPIAVPTPAPPTVFPGSVPAPPNPAKPPPNTATSPGPPPSALDGPPQAPNPPVEIPPVPPPPPQLPASTAPTGTGPATYGNAAQGAPQFYSMNRPAQQPQNPPVGGSLPYRRPSSVTGQPNVAHNQSQLNGGPHFAQNQAGPQAPPPPSMQITPQLPLMGFVARVQETISDVPPPPPPADEPVFEEPTPPPPPPEDYEDDEDEEESAVVEYSDPYAEEDPPWAPRTYLEKVVAIYDYARDKEDELSFQEGAIIYVIKKNDDGWYEGVMNGTTGLFPGNYVESIMHYAD; this is encoded by the exons TCTCCAGACAAGCAGAGGGCGTTGGAGGAGACCAAGAACTACACCACCCAGTCTCTGGCCAGCGTGGCCTACCTGATCAACACGCTGGCCAACAATGTGCTGCAGATGCTCGACATCCAGGCCTCGCAGCTCCGCCGCATGGAGTCCTCCATCAACCACATCTCACAG ACGGTGGACATCCACAAAGAGAAGGTCGCCCGGCGGGAGATTGGCATCCTCACCACCAACAAAAACACATCCCGCACACACAAGATCATCGCCCCGGCAAACCCCGAGAGGCCCGTGCGCTACATCCGCAAGCCCGTCGACTACAGCCTGCTGGACGACATGGGTCACGGAGTCAAG GCCAGCGCTCAGAACATGAAGGCCGGAGGTGTCACGCTCCCTCGCACCAACCCCCCCACGCAGAAGCCCCCCAGCCCGCCCATGACAGGCAAAGGGACCCTCGG GCGCCACTCCCCCTATAGGACGCTTGAGCCGGTGCGTCCGCCCGTTGTCCCTAACGACTACGTCTCGAGCCCGACTCGCAACATGGCGCACCCCCAGCAGAGCCCTGCACGCACTGCATCCGTTAATCAGAGGAACCGCACGTACAG TGGGAGCAGCGGAGGCAGCCACCCCAGCAGCAGTCGCAGCAGCAGCCGAGAGAACAGCGGCAGCGGCAGCGTGGGCTTGCCCATCGCCGTCCCGACCCCGGCCCCGCCCACAGTGTTCCCAG GTTCAGTCCCTGCCCCACCCAACCCGGCTAAACCTCCCCCCAACACTGCCACAAGCCCTGGGCCTCCTCCTTCTGCCCTAGACGGCCCCCCACAGGCCCCCAACCCCCCTGTAGAGATCCCGCCTGTACCCCCACCCCCTCCCCAGCTCCCTGCCTCTACGGCCCCCACTGGCACCGGCCCCGCTACTTATGGCAACGCCGCACAAG GTGCTCCTCAGTTCTACAGCATGAATCGCCCTGCGCAGCAGCCCCAGAACCCTCCGGTGGGAGGCTCCCTGCCGTACCGCCGGCCCTCGTCCGTCACCGGTCAGCCGAACGTGGCGCACAACCAGAGCCAGCTCAACGGGGGACCACACTTCGCTCAGAACCAAG CTGGCCCACAAgcgccccctcccccctccatGCAGATCACCCCTCAGCTGCCTCTGATGGGCTTTGTGGCCCGAGTTCAGGAGACGA tctcagACGTGCCGCCTCCACCTCCGCCTGCCGACGAGCCGGTGTTCGAGGAGCCCACGCCTCCCCCGCCGCCACCCGAGGACTACGAGGACGACGAGGATGAAGAGGAATCGGCGGTGGTGGAGTACAGCGACCCGTACGCTGAGGAAGACCCGCCGTGGGCACCCCGGACCTACTTGGAAAAAG TGGTGGCCATCTACGACTACGCTCGCGACAAAGAAGACGAGCTTTCATTCCAGGAGGGCGCCATCATCTACGTGATCAAGAAGAACGACGACGGCTGGTACGAAGGCGTGATGAACGGGACCACGGGCCTCTTCCCCGGCAACTACGTCGAGTCCATCATGCACTACGCCGACTGA
- the abi2b gene encoding abl interactor 2b isoform X10, translating into MAELQMLLEEEIPAGRSALLDSFTNLERVAEYCESNYVQSPDKQRALEETKNYTTQSLASVAYLINTLANNVLQMLDIQASQLRRMESSINHISQTVDIHKEKVARREIGILTTNKNTSRTHKIIAPANPERPVRYIRKPVDYSLLDDMGHGVKASAQNMKAGGVTLPRTNPPTQKPPSPPMTGKGTLGRHSPYRTLEPVRPPVVPNDYVSSPTRNMAHPQQSPARTASVNQRNRTYSSGSSGGSHPSSSRSSSRENSGSGSVGLPIAVPTPAPPTVFPGAPQFYSMNRPAQQPQNPPVGGSLPYRRPSSVTGQPNVAHNQSQLNGGPHFAQNQAGPQAPPPPSMQITPQLPLMGFVARVQETISDVPPPPPPADEPVFEEPTPPPPPPEDYEDDEDEEESAVVEYSDPYAEEDPPWAPRTYLEKVVAIYDYARDKEDELSFQEGAIIYVIKKNDDGWYEGVMNGTTGLFPGNYVESIMHYAD; encoded by the exons TCTCCAGACAAGCAGAGGGCGTTGGAGGAGACCAAGAACTACACCACCCAGTCTCTGGCCAGCGTGGCCTACCTGATCAACACGCTGGCCAACAATGTGCTGCAGATGCTCGACATCCAGGCCTCGCAGCTCCGCCGCATGGAGTCCTCCATCAACCACATCTCACAG ACGGTGGACATCCACAAAGAGAAGGTCGCCCGGCGGGAGATTGGCATCCTCACCACCAACAAAAACACATCCCGCACACACAAGATCATCGCCCCGGCAAACCCCGAGAGGCCCGTGCGCTACATCCGCAAGCCCGTCGACTACAGCCTGCTGGACGACATGGGTCACGGAGTCAAG GCCAGCGCTCAGAACATGAAGGCCGGAGGTGTCACGCTCCCTCGCACCAACCCCCCCACGCAGAAGCCCCCCAGCCCGCCCATGACAGGCAAAGGGACCCTCGG GCGCCACTCCCCCTATAGGACGCTTGAGCCGGTGCGTCCGCCCGTTGTCCCTAACGACTACGTCTCGAGCCCGACTCGCAACATGGCGCACCCCCAGCAGAGCCCTGCACGCACTGCATCCGTTAATCAGAGGAACCGCACGTACAG CAGTGGGAGCAGCGGAGGCAGCCACCCCAGCAGCAGTCGCAGCAGCAGCCGAGAGAACAGCGGCAGCGGCAGCGTGGGCTTGCCCATCGCCGTCCCGACCCCGGCCCCGCCCACAGTGTTCCCAG GTGCTCCTCAGTTCTACAGCATGAATCGCCCTGCGCAGCAGCCCCAGAACCCTCCGGTGGGAGGCTCCCTGCCGTACCGCCGGCCCTCGTCCGTCACCGGTCAGCCGAACGTGGCGCACAACCAGAGCCAGCTCAACGGGGGACCACACTTCGCTCAGAACCAAG CTGGCCCACAAgcgccccctcccccctccatGCAGATCACCCCTCAGCTGCCTCTGATGGGCTTTGTGGCCCGAGTTCAGGAGACGA tctcagACGTGCCGCCTCCACCTCCGCCTGCCGACGAGCCGGTGTTCGAGGAGCCCACGCCTCCCCCGCCGCCACCCGAGGACTACGAGGACGACGAGGATGAAGAGGAATCGGCGGTGGTGGAGTACAGCGACCCGTACGCTGAGGAAGACCCGCCGTGGGCACCCCGGACCTACTTGGAAAAAG TGGTGGCCATCTACGACTACGCTCGCGACAAAGAAGACGAGCTTTCATTCCAGGAGGGCGCCATCATCTACGTGATCAAGAAGAACGACGACGGCTGGTACGAAGGCGTGATGAACGGGACCACGGGCCTCTTCCCCGGCAACTACGTCGAGTCCATCATGCACTACGCCGACTGA